The window TGAAAAAACCTTTAAATTTCTTATATTCTGAACTTAAGCTTACATCCAGGCTTTTAAAAGAGTCGCTCTCCAGAGGGTTGGTCTATTTCCTGGGTTTTAGCCTCTTTCTCTTCTTTGGTTCGATTGGCTTCAGCTTCTTAGGTCTTTTTGGACAGAGGATTGACCAGGTCAAAGCTACCAGCCTGGAGTTGGAAAACAGGATTCTGGCTGGTAAACTTTTAGATCTGGAGTTCTTTCAGAGTGAGTTGGATAAAGAGATAAAAGAGTTAAGTCAGATGGAACAAAAGGTTAACAGCCTCCTGAGATTGAAATCTGAAGGGTCCAGAGAGCAGAACGACGAGAACCAGCTTCTGGTGGAAGATGTCGGGTTTTATCCAGAGGTAAAAATGGCGGACATCGATGAGCTGATCGATAAAATCAGGGGCGAAAAAGAGGGATTTGAATACATATATCAGAAACTCGTCCAGAAAAAAGATTTCTTAGACCATACCCCTTCGGTTTATCCGGTTAACGGCTATATCAGCCGTGGGTTCGGAATCGAGCCGGATCCTTTTACCGGAGAAATGGGCTTGCACCAGGGCCTGGATATAGTGGCAGATATTGGCACGCCGGTAATAGCCGCAGCCAAAGGGAGGGTGAGTTTCGTAGGCTGGCAGAAAGGGCTGGGCAAACTGGTGACAGTTGATCATGGAAACGGTTACAAAAGCTCATACGGACATCTTTCGGTTATCCTGGTCCAAAACCACCAGGAGGTTGAACGAGGAGAGATTATCGGCAGGGTGGGGAATACCGGCTATTCAACTGGTCCTCACCTGCATTATGAGATCTATTTAAAAGGGAGGCTGGTAAATCCACAACCATATCTCTGGGGTGGGAGATTTTAAAATAATCACAGGTGAAATAAATCCAAGAGAAGATTTACCCTCCCGAAAACTTACATCTATAAGAAATGGCGGCATTGAGATTCATG is drawn from Candidatus Zixiibacteriota bacterium and contains these coding sequences:
- a CDS encoding M23 family metallopeptidase, translating into MKKPLNFLYSELKLTSRLLKESLSRGLVYFLGFSLFLFFGSIGFSFLGLFGQRIDQVKATSLELENRILAGKLLDLEFFQSELDKEIKELSQMEQKVNSLLRLKSEGSREQNDENQLLVEDVGFYPEVKMADIDELIDKIRGEKEGFEYIYQKLVQKKDFLDHTPSVYPVNGYISRGFGIEPDPFTGEMGLHQGLDIVADIGTPVIAAAKGRVSFVGWQKGLGKLVTVDHGNGYKSSYGHLSVILVQNHQEVERGEIIGRVGNTGYSTGPHLHYEIYLKGRLVNPQPYLWGGRF